Proteins found in one Methylobacterium sp. CB376 genomic segment:
- a CDS encoding MucR family transcriptional regulator, which translates to MSEEAANSHIELVSDIVSAFVSHNNVPVAELPNLIRGVYESLGSLGKPVEPEPVKLTPPVPIKKSITPDAIISLEDGRSYKSLKRHLRTRGLTPDEYRKKWGLPPDYPMVAPNYAAQRSELAKSLGLGQNRRRAAAEKRAVLDAKVSAPAEPKKGRGRPKKAGA; encoded by the coding sequence ATGAGCGAAGAAGCAGCGAACAGCCATATCGAGTTGGTCAGCGACATCGTCTCGGCCTTCGTGTCACACAACAACGTGCCGGTAGCCGAGCTGCCGAACCTGATCCGAGGCGTCTACGAGAGCCTGGGCAGTCTCGGGAAGCCGGTCGAGCCGGAGCCGGTGAAGCTCACGCCTCCCGTGCCGATCAAGAAGTCCATCACCCCGGACGCCATCATCAGCCTGGAGGACGGCCGATCCTACAAGTCGCTCAAGCGGCACCTGAGGACGCGCGGCCTCACGCCGGACGAGTACCGCAAGAAGTGGGGCTTGCCGCCGGACTACCCGATGGTAGCGCCGAACTACGCCGCGCAGCGCTCCGAACTCGCCAAGAGCTTGGGGCTCGGTCAGAACCGCCGGAGAGCTGCTGCCGAGAAACGTGCTGTCCTGGACGCCAAGGTGAGCGCGCCGGCCGAGCCGAAGAAGGGTCGGGGACGACCGAAGAAGGCTGGTGCTTGA
- a CDS encoding HWE histidine kinase domain-containing protein, with the protein MSRLIHVYTRLAFEYGPRAYLFALLCVALAVLVRFALGLWAGPVVPFATLFPAILLAAMLGGPKPGALALASATLTGWYLFLPPTFSLALPDRANQVSVALFVIAGGLVLLFGATLRIAVERYSEAVQQAEASERRLRLALDAGRLGTAWFDAVRRVGGWSEAVARMLGLPAAQREVTYEQWLAIVLPEDRSLAEAALQDALAHPDGYYQAEYRIRRPSGEVRTLEFRGTVMRDDEGRAVRLEGVAGDVTERARHEQRQRELLHELDHRVRNILTVVQALAAQTARTASSLPSFTETFSNRLSALAATHALLTEAQWHGVDLHKVVEAEVMPYQNAGQPRVIIEGAYVTIPAPLVTPIGLVLHELTTNAVKYGALSGEAGTVRVCWTLTTLPEVRLQLTWQEVDGPPVVTPTRSGFGSRLIRRLVQDELKGDARLEYRPDGLLFEVSFPFDSQEALPTKSRS; encoded by the coding sequence ATGAGCCGGCTCATCCACGTCTACACCAGGCTCGCCTTCGAGTACGGGCCGCGCGCCTACCTCTTCGCGCTCCTCTGCGTCGCCCTCGCGGTGCTCGTGCGGTTCGCCCTCGGTCTCTGGGCCGGGCCCGTGGTGCCCTTCGCCACGCTCTTCCCCGCCATTCTCCTGGCCGCCATGCTGGGCGGACCCAAGCCCGGTGCCCTGGCCCTCGCCTCCGCCACGCTGACCGGTTGGTACCTGTTCCTTCCCCCGACCTTCTCGCTCGCCCTGCCGGATCGCGCGAACCAGGTCAGCGTCGCGCTCTTCGTGATCGCCGGAGGGCTGGTCCTGCTGTTCGGCGCAACCCTCAGGATCGCGGTCGAGCGCTACAGCGAGGCGGTGCAGCAGGCCGAGGCCAGCGAGCGACGCCTGCGGCTGGCCCTGGATGCCGGCCGGCTCGGGACCGCCTGGTTCGACGCGGTCCGGCGGGTCGGTGGCTGGTCCGAGGCCGTCGCCCGGATGCTCGGCCTGCCCGCCGCTCAGAGGGAGGTCACCTACGAGCAGTGGCTCGCCATCGTCCTGCCCGAGGATCGGTCCCTGGCCGAAGCCGCCCTACAGGACGCGCTGGCGCACCCCGATGGCTACTATCAGGCGGAGTACCGCATCCGCCGGCCGAGCGGGGAGGTGCGCACCCTGGAGTTCCGCGGCACGGTCATGCGCGACGACGAGGGTCGGGCCGTGCGGCTGGAGGGGGTGGCCGGCGACGTGACGGAGCGCGCGCGCCACGAGCAGCGCCAGCGCGAGCTGCTCCACGAACTCGACCATAGGGTGAGGAACATTCTCACGGTGGTGCAGGCCCTGGCGGCCCAGACCGCCCGGACCGCCTCGTCGCTTCCGTCGTTCACGGAGACCTTCAGCAACCGGCTGTCCGCGCTGGCGGCGACGCACGCCCTGCTGACCGAGGCGCAGTGGCACGGGGTCGATCTGCACAAGGTCGTGGAGGCCGAGGTGATGCCCTACCAGAATGCCGGGCAGCCGCGGGTGATCATCGAGGGCGCCTACGTGACGATCCCGGCACCCCTGGTGACCCCGATAGGGCTGGTCCTGCACGAGCTGACCACCAACGCGGTGAAGTATGGGGCTCTGTCCGGCGAGGCGGGCACGGTGAGAGTGTGCTGGACCTTGACGACGCTGCCGGAGGTTCGGCTGCAGCTGACCTGGCAGGAGGTGGACGGTCCCCCGGTGGTCACACCGACCCGGAGCGGCTTCGGCTCGCGCCTGATCCGGCGCCTGGTGCAAGACGAGCTGAAGGGGGATGCGCGCCTGGAGTACCGGCCGGACGGGTTGCTGTTTGAGGTCTCGTTCCCGTTCGACAGCCAGGAAGCCTTGCCGACGAAATCCCGGTCTTAG
- a CDS encoding methyl-accepting chemotaxis protein: protein MWFIDRSAASLLQALDRSQAVIEFDIDGIILSANSNFLNAVGYTLAEIKGQHHRILVDPAEHDSAAYRAFWAALARGECQAAEFRRLGKDGREVWLQASYNPVLGRGGRPTRVVKVAADVTERKRVAADHASKIAAIDRSRAAIEFTLDGTIVTANAKFLEVVGYTLEEVVGHHHSLFVDPAEHGTPAYLAFWEDLRAGRFQSSEFRRVAKGGREIWLQAIYNPLLDVAGRTVKVVKYATDTTAAVQRRQAREEAQAAIEAGLREINQAMTAVTAQAASTAEAAAQTSATVQAVAAGTEEFTASTDELSRHALQAKDASDAAVARATEAQAIIAGLTRAAERIGTAVSSIRAVADQTNLLALNATIEAARAGEAGRGFAVVATEVKTLAGQSARAVEEIGTLIADVQSSTGEAVQAIGTVAEAIRSLSEISLSVSSAVAEQAAATRDISCSLQSAAGSVDLVNQSTGVINAAAAEVGASVSRMAQFARQLG, encoded by the coding sequence ATGTGGTTCATTGATCGCAGCGCAGCATCCTTGCTGCAGGCTCTGGACCGCTCGCAGGCGGTGATCGAGTTCGACATCGACGGCATCATCCTGAGCGCCAACAGCAACTTCCTGAACGCCGTCGGCTACACACTCGCCGAGATCAAGGGCCAGCATCACCGCATTCTCGTCGATCCGGCCGAGCACGACAGCGCGGCGTACCGGGCGTTCTGGGCGGCGCTCGCTCGCGGCGAGTGCCAAGCCGCCGAGTTCCGCCGGCTTGGCAAGGACGGCCGGGAGGTCTGGCTGCAGGCGAGCTACAACCCGGTGCTCGGGCGCGGAGGCCGGCCAACGCGGGTCGTGAAAGTCGCCGCGGACGTCACCGAGCGCAAGCGCGTCGCCGCCGACCACGCGAGCAAGATCGCGGCCATCGACCGCTCGCGCGCCGCGATCGAGTTCACCCTCGACGGCACGATCGTGACCGCCAACGCGAAGTTCCTGGAGGTCGTCGGCTACACGCTTGAGGAGGTGGTCGGCCACCACCACAGCCTGTTCGTGGACCCGGCCGAGCACGGCACGCCCGCCTACCTGGCCTTCTGGGAGGACCTGCGCGCGGGCCGGTTTCAGTCGAGCGAGTTCCGGCGCGTCGCCAAGGGCGGCCGGGAGATCTGGCTGCAGGCGATCTACAATCCCTTGCTCGACGTGGCTGGCCGCACGGTGAAGGTCGTCAAGTACGCCACCGACACGACCGCGGCCGTGCAGCGGCGTCAGGCGCGCGAGGAAGCGCAGGCCGCGATCGAGGCGGGCCTGCGGGAGATCAACCAAGCGATGACAGCGGTGACTGCGCAGGCGGCGAGCACGGCGGAAGCCGCGGCCCAGACCTCGGCGACCGTGCAGGCCGTGGCCGCGGGCACGGAGGAGTTCACTGCCTCGACGGACGAGCTGAGCCGGCACGCCCTCCAGGCCAAGGACGCGAGCGACGCGGCGGTCGCGCGCGCCACGGAGGCGCAGGCGATCATCGCGGGGCTGACGCGGGCGGCGGAGCGGATCGGCACGGCGGTGTCGTCGATCCGGGCCGTGGCCGACCAGACGAACCTGCTCGCGCTCAACGCGACGATCGAGGCCGCCCGGGCGGGCGAGGCGGGCCGCGGCTTCGCGGTGGTCGCCACCGAGGTGAAGACGCTCGCCGGCCAGTCCGCCCGGGCGGTGGAGGAGATCGGCACACTGATCGCGGACGTGCAATCCTCAACCGGCGAGGCGGTGCAGGCGATCGGCACGGTAGCCGAGGCAATCCGCTCCTTGAGCGAGATCTCGCTCAGCGTGTCCTCGGCTGTGGCCGAACAGGCGGCAGCAACGCGCGATATTTCCTGCAGCCTTCAGAGCGCGGCGGGGAGCGTCGACTTGGTGAACCAGAGCACCGGTGTCATCAACGCGGCGGCGGCCGAGGTCGGCGCGTCCGTGAGCCGGATGGCGCAGTTCGCACGCCAGTTAGGCTAG